The following proteins are co-located in the Vigna angularis cultivar LongXiaoDou No.4 chromosome 2, ASM1680809v1, whole genome shotgun sequence genome:
- the LOC108329157 gene encoding EPIDERMAL PATTERNING FACTOR-like protein 1 has product MIMASFNPIQNSTTTILPVAIIITFLLHHLLCPVSCFMLPHHAIPPKDPSYEEKNRLGSMPPSCHNKCNQCHPCMAVQVPSLPTHNRVHPAGISPSSQMQGFLLQGNSYSNYKPMSWKCSCGDHFFNP; this is encoded by the exons ATGATCATGGCTTCATTCAATCCAATTCAGAACTCCACAACCACCATCTTGCCTGTTGCAATTATTATTACATTTCTACTGCACCATCTGCTGTGTCCAGTTTCTTGTTTCATGCTCCCACATCATGCAATTCCTCCAAAG GACCCTTCGTATGAGGAGAAAAACAGATTAGGCTCAATGCCTCCTTCTTGCCACAACAAGTGCAACCAGTGTCATCCATGCATGGCAGTGCAAGTTCCATCCTTACCTACTCACAACCGAGTCCACCCAGCAGGTATTTCTCCGAGTTCTCAAATGCAAGGTTTCCTTCTCCAAGGTAACAGCTATTCCAATTACAAGCCAATGAGTTGGAAATGTAGTTGTGGTGACCACTTTTTCAACccttaa